From one Pempheris klunzingeri isolate RE-2024b chromosome 5, fPemKlu1.hap1, whole genome shotgun sequence genomic stretch:
- the LOC139200893 gene encoding cAMP-dependent protein kinase type II-beta regulatory subunit, with product MSIEIPEGLTELLQSFTVEVLRNQPRDLLEFALQYFTQLKESETKEASFGNDQNSAPRPGKAVNFIDEAMQIDSENGEEEDDDDEEFIAPVINRFIRRASVCAEAFNPDEDEEDKEPWVTHPKTDEQRQRLQEACRDILLFKNLDPEEMSQVLDAIFEKFCTEGEHIIDQDDDGDNFYVIESGTFNIFVKVDGAEKLVGCYDNRGSFGELALMYNTPRAATIIATSPGALWCLDRLTFRRIIVKNNAKKRKLYEAFIETLPLLTSLELSERMKVVDVLSTKVYSDSQQIIAQGDLADCFYIVESGQVRITMKRSRTKKDQEEEEVDITTCSRGQYFGELALVTNKPRAASAYAVGSVKCLVLDVKAFERLLGPCMDIMKRNIANYEEQLVTLFGSSTGIEQQSA from the exons ATGAGTATAGAAATTCCTGAAGGACTGACGGAGCTGTTACAGAGCTTTACCGTGGAAGTGTTGAGGAATCAGCCCAGGGATTTGCTCGAGTTTGCATTACAGTACTTCACCCAGCTGAAGGAAAGTGAGACCAAAGAGGCCTCATTTGGCAATGACCAAAATTCGGCCCCAAGACCTGGAAAAGCGGTCAATTTCATTGACGAAGCCATGCAGATCGATTCGGAAaacggagaggaggaggacgacgatgACGAGGAATTCATAG CCCCGGTGATAAACAGATTCATCAGAAGAGCATCAG TGTGTGCTGAAGCGTTCAAtcctgatgaagatgaggaggataAAGAGCCATGG GTGACCCACCCAAAAACTgatgagcagagacagagactacAGGAAGCGTGCAGGGACATTCTTCTGTTCAAGAATTTGGATCCG GAAGAGATGTCTCAGGTGCTGGATGCCATTTTTGAGAAGTTCTGCACCGAAGGAGAGCACATCATTGATCAGGATGATGATGGGGACAACTTTTATGTTATTGAAAG TGGGACGTTTAACATTTTCGTGAAGGTTGATGGCGCAGAGAAGCTGGTAGGCTGCTATGACAACCGAGGCAGCTTTGGAGAACTGGCGTTGATGTACAACACCCCCAGGGCAGCCACAATAATCGCCACCTCGCCTGGAGCCCTTTGGTGCCTA GATCGTCTGACATTCAGGAGGATAATAGTGAAGAACAATGCCaagaagaggaagctgtatGAGGCGTTCATTGAAACGCTACCACTGCTTACATCATTAGAG CTCTCCGAGAGAATGAAGGTAGTTGACGTACTGTCCACCAAGGTGTACAGTGACTCACAGCAGATTATTGCTCAG GGTGATTTAGCAGATTGCTTCTACATTGTTGAGTCTGGCCAAGTTAGAATCACCATGAAAAGAAGCAGG ACGAAAAAAGaccaggaggaagaagaagtggATATCACCACATGCTCTAGGGGCCAGTATTTTGGAGAGTTGGCGCTTGTCACAAACAAGCCCAGAGCTGCATCAGCCTATGCTGTGGGGAGCGTCAAATGCTTGG TCTTGGATGTTAAAGCCTTTGAGAGGTTGCTGGGCCCGTGCATGGACATCATGAAGAGGAACATTGCTAACTATGAGGAGCAGCTGGTCACCCTGTTTGGAAGTAGCACTGGTATTGAGCAACAGAGTGCATGA
- the hbp1 gene encoding HMG box-containing protein 1: protein MDESFDPLKCNEDLPSSPGCHMDFDDMPELQEVEEDQRSPGLFQVGAGVSHQELSCSPNTNWLAELANIATSPQSPLLKNAPHKRSSPVHIFGNSNSLHSYARPPLASSAPNPSRGHLRERRRVRASSESESGVFSMSSSFSDDEDMAWSHSWPSTAWHCFLKGTRLRFHRGPNVEWQEADELRDSDDDSDDETMMPSSSSSLKRYGSEGLKLVSHEETVSYGQAVLKLTFDPGSPDDSPLTAECRLDHPFFVKNKGWSSFYPSLTVVHHGIPCYEMQLGDVCLPPNHPDAINCDDSVVFDTFRSYDFTPLDSSAVYVLSSMARQRRTSLSSGGAVSPDCDKLERSSSPQSSASKSNRSHTSGTASSATPTKCKRPMNAFMLFAKKYRVEYTQMYPGKDNRAISVILGDKWKKMKSEERRMYTMEAKALAEEQKRLNPDCWKRKRTNSGSQQT from the exons ATGGACGAGTCGTTTGATCCACTCAAGTGTAATGAGGACCTCCCTTCCTCGCCTGGGTGCCACATGGATTTTG ATGACATGccagagctgcaggaggtggaggaggaccagAGGTCTCCAGGGTTATTTCAGGTTGGAGCAGGGGTGTCTCACCAGGAGCTCAGCTGCTCCCCCAACACCAACTGGCTCGCTGAACTGGCCAACATTGCCACCAGTCCTCAGAGCCCCCTGCTGAAGAATGCCCCACATAAGAG atccTCTCCAGTTCATATCTTTGGCAACAGTAATAGTTTACATTCCTACGCCCGTCCCCCATTAGCCAGTAGTGCTCCCAACCCGTCCAGAGGCCACCTCAGGGAGCGCAGGCGTGTCAGG GCAAGCAGTGAATCAGAGTCTGGAGTTTTCTCAATGTCCTCATCGttctctgatgatgaagacATGGCCTGGTCTCACTCCTGGCCCTCCACAGCCTGGCATTGCTTCCTAAAAG GAACTCGCCTGCGCTTCCATAGAGGTCCTAATGTGGAGTGGCAGGAAGCTGATGAACTCAGGGACTCTGATGATGACTCAGATGATGAAACCATgatgccctcctcctcctcctctcttaaG AGATATGGTTCAGAGGGGCTGAAGTTGGTGAGCCATGAGGAGACGGTATCTTATGGCCAGGCAGTTCTTaaactgacctttgacccaggCTCGCCTGATGACAGCCCTTTAACAGCTGAATGCCGGTTGGATCACCCATTCTTTGTcaaaaataaag GATGGTCTTCCTTTTATCCGAGCCTTACTGTGGTGCACCATGGGATCCCTTGCTATGAGATGCAGTTGGGCGACGTGTGTCTGCCACCAAACCACCCAGATGCCATTAACTGCGACGACTCTGTCGTCTTTGACACTTTCAGAAG CTACGACTTCACCCCACTAGATTCCTCAGCAGTGTATGTTCTCAGCAGCATGGCTCGTCAGCGCAGGACCTCCCTGTCCAGTGGGGGTGCTGTCAGTCCAGACTGTGATAAACTTGAGCGCTCCAGCTCCCCACAATCCTCGGCTAGCAAATCAAACAGGAGCCACACCTCAGGGACAGCCAGTAGTGCCACGCCTACGAAATGCAAGCGGCCAATGAATGCCTTCATGCTCTTTGCCAAGAAGTACAGAGTGGAGTACACACAGATGTATCCTGGGAAGGACAACAG AGCCATTAGCGTCATCCTGGGTGATAAGTGGAAGAAGATGAAgagcgaggagaggaggatgtacACCATGGAAGCCAAGGCTCTGGCTGAGGAGCAGAAAAGACTCAATCCAGACTGCTGGAAACGTAAAAGAACCAACTCT GGTTCCCAGCAGACCTAG